The following coding sequences lie in one Desulfovibrio sp. X2 genomic window:
- a CDS encoding low temperature requirement protein A, with the protein MRWFTFRNDSGPPSAGAAPAGEVKERHATWVELFFDLVFVAAVSRLATNLDHDYTPSGLLRFAAVFFPVWWAWIGHTFYLTRFDTGDIRHRLLTILQIAGVGAMVVTISGALGPTSAAFALSYAAVRFLLVVSYLVSVRRLPAARPLVARFVTGFGAAAALWAVSALVPPPWRFAVWGLAMVVDVLAPLTAGDLHAAVPPHPMHLPERFGLFTIIVIGEQVVAVMASVGAGAATPASVLAGAVGFAMASAYWWGYFEGARGARTLVLRSGRMVMLYHQWLYAHLPLVMGIVSTAVGIRLVVPAPNAPLPGAGALILCLSVAATMLSLAAISFSSCRARRLPRVRRNLAMQLAAAALAGGLGLLGPRLPGLVLLAVLAALCIAQVLIFPRRPGDEGESC; encoded by the coding sequence ATGCGCTGGTTCACGTTCAGGAACGATTCCGGCCCGCCGTCCGCGGGCGCCGCCCCGGCCGGGGAGGTGAAGGAGCGCCACGCCACCTGGGTGGAGCTCTTCTTCGACCTCGTCTTCGTGGCCGCGGTCTCCCGCCTGGCGACCAACCTGGACCACGACTACACCCCCTCCGGCCTGCTGCGCTTCGCGGCCGTCTTCTTCCCGGTCTGGTGGGCCTGGATCGGCCACACCTTCTACCTCACCCGCTTCGACACCGGCGACATCCGCCACCGGCTGCTGACCATCCTCCAGATCGCCGGGGTCGGGGCCATGGTCGTGACCATCTCCGGGGCGCTCGGCCCCACCTCGGCCGCGTTCGCCCTGTCCTACGCGGCGGTCCGCTTCCTGCTCGTGGTCTCCTACCTGGTCTCCGTGCGGCGCCTGCCCGCCGCCCGGCCGCTCGTCGCCCGCTTCGTCACCGGCTTCGGCGCGGCCGCGGCCCTGTGGGCCGTCTCCGCCCTCGTCCCGCCCCCCTGGCGCTTCGCCGTCTGGGGGCTGGCCATGGTCGTGGACGTGCTGGCCCCGCTCACCGCGGGCGACCTGCACGCCGCCGTCCCGCCGCACCCCATGCACCTGCCGGAGCGCTTCGGCCTGTTCACGATCATCGTCATCGGCGAGCAGGTGGTGGCCGTCATGGCCAGCGTGGGGGCCGGGGCGGCCACGCCCGCGTCGGTCCTGGCCGGGGCGGTCGGCTTCGCCATGGCCAGCGCCTACTGGTGGGGGTATTTCGAGGGTGCCAGGGGGGCGCGCACGCTCGTCCTGCGCTCGGGGCGCATGGTCATGCTCTACCACCAGTGGCTCTACGCCCACCTGCCGCTGGTCATGGGCATCGTCTCCACGGCCGTCGGCATACGCCTCGTGGTGCCCGCGCCGAACGCGCCCCTGCCCGGGGCCGGGGCCTTGATCCTCTGCCTGTCCGTGGCCGCGACCATGCTCTCCCTGGCCGCCATCTCCTTCTCCTCCTGCCGGGCGCGCCGCCTGCCCCGCGTGCGGCGCAACCTGGCCATGCAGCTCGCCGCGGCCGCCCTGGCCGGGGGGCTCGGCCTCCTCGGCCCCCGCCTCCCGGGGCTCGTCCTCCTGGCCGTGCTCGCCGCCCTGTGCATCGCCCAGGTCCTCATCTTCCCGCGTCGGCCCGGCGACGAGGGCGAGTCGTGCTGA